In one Chionomys nivalis chromosome 13, mChiNiv1.1, whole genome shotgun sequence genomic region, the following are encoded:
- the Crem gene encoding cAMP-responsive element modulator isoform X2 — MWWHQHSLCFRHPIEEDYSSGDLDKKVATIAETDDSADSEVIDSHKRREILSRRPSYRKILNELSSDVPGIPKIEEEKSEEEGTPPNIATMAVPTSIYQTSTGQYIAIAQGGTIQISNPGTDGVQGLQALTMTNSGAPPPGATIVQYAAQSADGTQQFFVPGSQVVVQDEETDLAPSHMAATTGDMPTYQIRAPTTALPQGVVMAASPGSLHSPQQLAEEATRKRELRLMKNREAAKECRRRKKEYVKCLESRVAVLEVQNKKLIEELETLKDICSPKTD, encoded by the exons GTAGCAACAATTGCAGAGACAGATGATTCTGCAGATTCAGAAGTAATCGATTCTCATAAACGTAGAGAAATTCTTTCACGAAGACCCTCATATAG aaaaatactgaatgaactttcctctgatgTGCCTGGTATTCCCAAGattgaagaagaaaaatcagaGGAAGAAGGAACACCACCTAACATTGCTACCATGGCAGTACCAACTAGCATATATCAGACTAGCACGGGGCAATACA TTGCTATAGCCCAAGGTGGAACAATCCAGATTTCTAACCCAGGAACTGATGGTGTTCAGGGACTCCAGGCATTAACAATGACAAATTCAGGAGCTCCTCCGCCAGGTGCTACAATTGTACAGTATGCAGCACAATCAGCCGATGGCACACAGCAGTTCTTTGTCCCAGGCAGCCAGGTTGTTGTTCAag atgaggagactgaCCTTGCCCCAAGTCACATGGCTG CTACCACAGGTGACATGCCAACTTACCAGATCCGGGCTCCTACTACTGCTTTGCCACAAGGAGTGGTGATGGCTGCCTCACCAGGAAGTCTGCACAGTCCCCAGCAACTAGCAGAAGAAGCAACTCGCAAGCGGGAGCTGAGGCTGATGAAAAACAG GGAAGCTGCTAAAGAATGTCGACGTCGAAAGAAAGAATATGTAAAGTGTCTGGAGAGTCGAGTTGCAGTGCTGGAAGTTCAGAACAAGAAGCTCATAGAGGAACTTGAAACCTTGAAAGACATTTGCTCTCCCAAAACAGATTAG
- the Crem gene encoding cAMP-responsive element modulator isoform X3: protein MWWHQHSLCFRHPIEEDYSSGDLDKKVATIAETDDSADSEVIDSHKRREILSRRPSYRKILNELSSDVPGIPKIEEEKSEEEGTPPNIATMAVPTSIYQTSTGQYIAIAQGGTIQISNPGTDGVQGLQALTMTNSGAPPPGATIVQYAAQSADGTQQFFVPGSQVVVQATTGDMPTYQIRAPTTALPQGVVMAASPGSLHSPQQLAEEATRKRELRLMKNREAAKECRRRKKEYVKCLESRVAVLEVQNKKLIEELETLKDICSPKTD from the exons GTAGCAACAATTGCAGAGACAGATGATTCTGCAGATTCAGAAGTAATCGATTCTCATAAACGTAGAGAAATTCTTTCACGAAGACCCTCATATAG aaaaatactgaatgaactttcctctgatgTGCCTGGTATTCCCAAGattgaagaagaaaaatcagaGGAAGAAGGAACACCACCTAACATTGCTACCATGGCAGTACCAACTAGCATATATCAGACTAGCACGGGGCAATACA TTGCTATAGCCCAAGGTGGAACAATCCAGATTTCTAACCCAGGAACTGATGGTGTTCAGGGACTCCAGGCATTAACAATGACAAATTCAGGAGCTCCTCCGCCAGGTGCTACAATTGTACAGTATGCAGCACAATCAGCCGATGGCACACAGCAGTTCTTTGTCCCAGGCAGCCAGGTTGTTGTTCAag CTACCACAGGTGACATGCCAACTTACCAGATCCGGGCTCCTACTACTGCTTTGCCACAAGGAGTGGTGATGGCTGCCTCACCAGGAAGTCTGCACAGTCCCCAGCAACTAGCAGAAGAAGCAACTCGCAAGCGGGAGCTGAGGCTGATGAAAAACAG GGAAGCTGCTAAAGAATGTCGACGTCGAAAGAAAGAATATGTAAAGTGTCTGGAGAGTCGAGTTGCAGTGCTGGAAGTTCAGAACAAGAAGCTCATAGAGGAACTTGAAACCTTGAAAGACATTTGCTCTCCCAAAACAGATTAG
- the Crem gene encoding cAMP-responsive element modulator isoform X7, with the protein MQKPNMAVTGDETDEETDLAPSHMAATTGDMPTYQIRAPTTALPQGVVMAASPGSLHSPQQLAEEATRKRELRLMKNREAAKECRRRKKEYVKCLESRVAVLEVQNKKLIEELETLKDICSPKTD; encoded by the exons ATGCAAAAACCCAACATGGCTGTAACTGGAGATGAAACTG atgaggagactgaCCTTGCCCCAAGTCACATGGCTG CTACCACAGGTGACATGCCAACTTACCAGATCCGGGCTCCTACTACTGCTTTGCCACAAGGAGTGGTGATGGCTGCCTCACCAGGAAGTCTGCACAGTCCCCAGCAACTAGCAGAAGAAGCAACTCGCAAGCGGGAGCTGAGGCTGATGAAAAACAG GGAAGCTGCTAAAGAATGTCGACGTCGAAAGAAAGAATATGTAAAGTGTCTGGAGAGTCGAGTTGCAGTGCTGGAAGTTCAGAACAAGAAGCTCATAGAGGAACTTGAAACCTTGAAAGACATTTGCTCTCCCAAAACAGATTAG
- the Crem gene encoding cAMP-responsive element modulator isoform X9 codes for MQKPNMAVTGDETATTGDMPTYQIRAPTTALPQGVVMAASPGSLHSPQQLAEEATRKRELRLMKNREAAKECRRRKKEYVKCLESRVAVLEVQNKKLIEELETLKDICSPKTD; via the exons ATGCAAAAACCCAACATGGCTGTAACTGGAGATGAAACTG CTACCACAGGTGACATGCCAACTTACCAGATCCGGGCTCCTACTACTGCTTTGCCACAAGGAGTGGTGATGGCTGCCTCACCAGGAAGTCTGCACAGTCCCCAGCAACTAGCAGAAGAAGCAACTCGCAAGCGGGAGCTGAGGCTGATGAAAAACAG GGAAGCTGCTAAAGAATGTCGACGTCGAAAGAAAGAATATGTAAAGTGTCTGGAGAGTCGAGTTGCAGTGCTGGAAGTTCAGAACAAGAAGCTCATAGAGGAACTTGAAACCTTGAAAGACATTTGCTCTCCCAAAACAGATTAG
- the Crem gene encoding cAMP-responsive element modulator isoform X6 — protein MQKPNMAVTGDETDEETDLAPSHMAATTGDMPTYQIRAPTTALPQGVVMAASPGSLHSPQQLAEEATRKRELRLMKNREAARECRRKKKEYVKCLENRVAVLENQNKTLIEELKALKDLYCHKAE, from the exons ATGCAAAAACCCAACATGGCTGTAACTGGAGATGAAACTG atgaggagactgaCCTTGCCCCAAGTCACATGGCTG CTACCACAGGTGACATGCCAACTTACCAGATCCGGGCTCCTACTACTGCTTTGCCACAAGGAGTGGTGATGGCTGCCTCACCAGGAAGTCTGCACAGTCCCCAGCAACTAGCAGAAGAAGCAACTCGCAAGCGGGAGCTGAGGCTGATGAAAAACAG GGAAGCTGCCCGGGAGTGtcgcaggaagaagaaagaatatgtCAAATGTCTTGAAAATCGTGTGGCTGtgcttgaaaaccaaaacaagactCTCATTGAGGAACTCAAGGCCCTCAAAGATCTTTATTGCCATAAAGCAGAGTAA
- the Crem gene encoding cAMP-responsive element modulator isoform X8, whose protein sequence is MQKPNMAVTGDETATTGDMPTYQIRAPTTALPQGVVMAASPGSLHSPQQLAEEATRKRELRLMKNREAARECRRKKKEYVKCLENRVAVLENQNKTLIEELKALKDLYCHKAE, encoded by the exons ATGCAAAAACCCAACATGGCTGTAACTGGAGATGAAACTG CTACCACAGGTGACATGCCAACTTACCAGATCCGGGCTCCTACTACTGCTTTGCCACAAGGAGTGGTGATGGCTGCCTCACCAGGAAGTCTGCACAGTCCCCAGCAACTAGCAGAAGAAGCAACTCGCAAGCGGGAGCTGAGGCTGATGAAAAACAG GGAAGCTGCCCGGGAGTGtcgcaggaagaagaaagaatatgtCAAATGTCTTGAAAATCGTGTGGCTGtgcttgaaaaccaaaacaagactCTCATTGAGGAACTCAAGGCCCTCAAAGATCTTTATTGCCATAAAGCAGAGTAA
- the Crem gene encoding cAMP-responsive element modulator isoform X10, whose translation MAATTGDMPTYQIRAPTTALPQGVVMAASPGSLHSPQQLAEEATRKRELRLMKNREAARECRRKKKEYVKCLENRVAVLENQNKTLIEELKALKDLYCHKAE comes from the exons ATGGCTG CTACCACAGGTGACATGCCAACTTACCAGATCCGGGCTCCTACTACTGCTTTGCCACAAGGAGTGGTGATGGCTGCCTCACCAGGAAGTCTGCACAGTCCCCAGCAACTAGCAGAAGAAGCAACTCGCAAGCGGGAGCTGAGGCTGATGAAAAACAG GGAAGCTGCCCGGGAGTGtcgcaggaagaagaaagaatatgtCAAATGTCTTGAAAATCGTGTGGCTGtgcttgaaaaccaaaacaagactCTCATTGAGGAACTCAAGGCCCTCAAAGATCTTTATTGCCATAAAGCAGAGTAA
- the Crem gene encoding cAMP-responsive element modulator isoform X11, with protein MPTYQIRAPTTALPQGVVMAASPGSLHSPQQLAEEATRKRELRLMKNREAARECRRKKKEYVKCLENRVAVLENQNKTLIEELKALKDLYCHKAE; from the exons ATGCCAACTTACCAGATCCGGGCTCCTACTACTGCTTTGCCACAAGGAGTGGTGATGGCTGCCTCACCAGGAAGTCTGCACAGTCCCCAGCAACTAGCAGAAGAAGCAACTCGCAAGCGGGAGCTGAGGCTGATGAAAAACAG GGAAGCTGCCCGGGAGTGtcgcaggaagaagaaagaatatgtCAAATGTCTTGAAAATCGTGTGGCTGtgcttgaaaaccaaaacaagactCTCATTGAGGAACTCAAGGCCCTCAAAGATCTTTATTGCCATAAAGCAGAGTAA